In Candidatus Eremiobacteraceae bacterium, a single genomic region encodes these proteins:
- a CDS encoding helix-turn-helix domain-containing protein, with the protein MERQWVRAGGGSEMQFALRASSHGRSWTGFDAALYDTSGGFCEVPGAPFHHVSMHVGSPVVATCRCDSPIKRRLQSSGDIDFVPLGYAASWEDEGPATVLAIRISPSLMRDTAESMGLDADRIQFAPGLEIRDPRLEHIGWALAATLEAGEPDDRLYADGLGTALAVGLLRRHARTLAGMPRHGLTRRQLRIVVDYVDEHISADLSLVELARVAGVSASHFKALFKRSIGSPVHQYVIQRRVDYAAKLLSRGMLKLSEVALQAGFADQSHMARCMRRVMGMTPTTFLYQCQ; encoded by the coding sequence ATGGAACGCCAGTGGGTCAGGGCCGGCGGCGGCAGCGAGATGCAATTCGCGCTGCGCGCGTCGAGCCACGGGCGTTCGTGGACCGGTTTTGATGCTGCGCTTTACGACACGTCGGGCGGGTTCTGCGAGGTTCCCGGCGCCCCGTTTCACCATGTCAGCATGCACGTCGGCAGCCCCGTTGTCGCGACTTGTCGCTGCGACAGCCCCATCAAGCGCCGGCTGCAGTCGTCTGGCGACATCGATTTCGTGCCGCTCGGCTACGCGGCTTCGTGGGAAGACGAAGGCCCGGCGACGGTCTTGGCCATTCGGATCAGCCCATCGCTGATGCGTGACACGGCTGAATCGATGGGCCTTGACGCCGACCGGATCCAGTTCGCGCCCGGGCTCGAGATCCGAGATCCACGCTTGGAGCATATCGGTTGGGCGCTGGCGGCGACACTGGAGGCGGGCGAGCCGGACGATCGACTCTACGCGGACGGACTCGGCACGGCGTTGGCCGTCGGACTGCTACGGCGCCACGCGCGCACCCTTGCCGGCATGCCAAGACACGGCCTCACGCGTCGGCAACTGCGCATCGTCGTCGACTACGTCGACGAACACATCAGCGCGGACCTCTCGCTCGTTGAGCTGGCACGCGTCGCGGGAGTGAGCGCATCGCATTTCAAGGCGCTCTTCAAGCGCAGCATCGGGTCACCCGTCCATCAATACGTCATCCAGCGTCGCGTCGATTACGCCGCGAAGCTGCTATCGCGCGGCATGCTCAAGCTGAGCGAGGTCGCGCTGCAGGCGGGTTTCGCCGATCAAAGCCACATGGCGCGCTGCATGCGCCGAGTCATGGGCATGACGCCCACGACGTTCCTGTATCAATGCCAGTAG
- the sucC gene encoding ADP-forming succinate--CoA ligase subunit beta, translated as MKLLEYQGKELFAAAGIPVPAGKVAQTVDEAVAIMRANPAPSVVKAQVLIGGRGKAGGIKFANDERDVVEPATAILGMNIKGEIAKRIWIEQRVDIVKELYLSITVDRQSKRPIIIASAMGGMDIEEVAATHPDAIAKYRIDPAMGYWPFVGRRVAREAHIPKEASGQFVDILGKLYKLFFDVGAMLLEINPLAITKDGRVIASDAKVDIDDNGLFRHKELEAWKTDLPNDPLEERARKVGLAYVHLDGDVGIIGNGAGLVMGTLDAVKAAGGEPANFLDVGGGAKADIVREAVNIVTADPKVKSLFINIFGGITRGDEVAKGLVEALGGGSWSKDKLVIRLTGTNEKEGRAVLQANGIKSVETMNEGAKQAVALAGGA; from the coding sequence ATGAAGCTGCTCGAATACCAAGGCAAAGAACTGTTCGCTGCGGCCGGCATCCCAGTGCCGGCGGGCAAGGTGGCGCAGACCGTGGACGAAGCCGTCGCGATTATGCGCGCGAATCCGGCGCCCAGCGTCGTCAAAGCGCAAGTGCTGATCGGCGGGCGCGGCAAAGCCGGCGGCATCAAATTCGCCAACGATGAGCGCGACGTCGTGGAGCCCGCCACAGCGATCCTAGGGATGAACATCAAGGGTGAGATCGCCAAGCGCATCTGGATCGAGCAGCGCGTCGACATCGTCAAAGAGCTGTATCTCTCGATCACCGTCGACCGCCAGAGCAAGCGGCCGATCATCATCGCCTCGGCGATGGGCGGCATGGACATCGAAGAAGTCGCTGCCACCCACCCCGATGCCATCGCCAAGTACCGCATCGACCCGGCCATGGGCTATTGGCCGTTCGTGGGGAGGCGGGTCGCCAGAGAGGCGCACATCCCTAAGGAAGCGAGCGGTCAATTCGTCGACATCCTAGGCAAACTGTACAAGCTGTTCTTCGACGTCGGCGCGATGCTGCTCGAGATCAATCCGCTCGCCATCACCAAAGACGGACGGGTCATCGCTTCGGATGCGAAGGTCGACATCGACGACAACGGATTGTTCCGCCACAAAGAGCTCGAAGCGTGGAAGACGGACCTGCCGAACGACCCGCTCGAGGAACGCGCGCGCAAGGTCGGTCTCGCGTACGTCCATCTCGATGGCGACGTGGGCATCATCGGCAACGGCGCCGGGCTCGTGATGGGCACGCTCGATGCGGTCAAAGCCGCAGGCGGCGAGCCTGCGAACTTCCTCGATGTCGGCGGCGGCGCCAAGGCGGACATCGTGCGCGAAGCCGTCAACATCGTGACCGCCGATCCCAAAGTGAAATCGCTGTTCATCAACATCTTCGGCGGCATCACGCGCGGCGACGAAGTGGCCAAGGGATTGGTCGAAGCGCTCGGCGGCGGTTCGTGGAGCAAGGACAAGCTCGTCATCCGCTTGACAGGCACCAACGAGAAGGAAGGCCGCGCGGTGCTGCAGGCCAACGGCATCAAGTCCGTCGAGACGATGAACGAGGGCGCGAAGCAGGCCGTCGCGCTTGCCGGAGGGGCGTGA
- a CDS encoding carboxypeptidase regulatory-like domain-containing protein — MKGLLRIAFLTLLVLLVQGTWALAGVTGGLDGTVLTEQTHAPVAQAKVTASSASQTSSTTTDNGGHFGFVSLVPDTYAVTVAKEGVIETFVQRGVTVLADQVQTLTLVVKPSIKTLATVTSRASSDLIKPGTTANVYSVNSAAQARTAVLGGGGGANQGYSAIAALPGAYVPPGNSGWFQTVNIRGGDYDQVGYEFDGVPVNRSFDNYPSTNLSAIGQQELQLYTGAAPASAEGQGLAGYINQVIKSGTYPGYGNIDLGIGGPSLYNKASIEFGGATPNRNFSYYVGVGIINQNPDFYDTHNGVSQNSTYGLVYDMASDGHKCGSANASNYVLCYANAANSILGVPVGPGGYYLGPVNILTPKNIEDRENVFNFHFGIPHKGDTGKDDIQLLYDTFQLYTNFYNSPNDWGGPSFFANNPGSIEGPGQPFYYSGAQYTGPVGGLFTAANPGVANQVVPYAYPNEGNAFLNSSFSGTNIPGNSYEGYSNGQEIFKLQYQHNIGTSSYLRIYGYSLYSWWFIQDPQGAYNLDFGLAPDYELWTHTRGASINYVNQLSPKNLLNIEGTYSTASTVRDNNTQMFNTLSGARGDAAQLVSATNPTSGICYNIANPGVPDSCLKASRSGALSGNYLAFGNFTCGANCMGAMGNFFGAGVGIPAVPAAGCPGGCAWYVTETGPYATFNTVTPRFWGVSAQDTWKPNDRLNFNIGVRDDIYTFVYTPTGTGTRAYWFNAWNAVACVNPLVNGGNPIDETTMGFQAGTPCSALGAGYSAATLTDSTANGGQITYNEVEPRFGGTYTFSTNDVLRFSAGRYSEPANAAFQQYNSLDQDLPEHLLGSLFYKYGFTSPNHVVSPSISYNYDLSWEHQFANTQTSFVLTPFLRKTNNQVQQIYIAPTQAFVSGLNVGNETNLGFEFLTNMGNFNNNGWASQLAWTYTHSYITYNPLPNGQSVLAQDNLDIQHYNSFTAACVGAVPTSSPTSLCGTDGGVNALATDGNGIANPYFNAPSRPLLSSTAQYAPYDIVPVGVQLSSVGYVVPEVVTLIVQYKKDKWAFIPSFQFHGGQKYGAPETTYGFDPSSCSKVGLATPVTGDPRYPYGGSGNAADATTCGGSLVIPNPYTGNFDQPGAFTEPNQYSLHMGISYAATPRVSYQLNLANIVNLCSGGSKEPWTLNDNHWCLYGNSSGFFPPVGNFYNPGDTIQPQFKYPYFVNATGDNGSNGTVVPFNATFNVQFKM; from the coding sequence ATGAAAGGTTTGCTGAGAATTGCCTTCTTAACTCTCTTGGTATTGCTCGTCCAGGGAACATGGGCACTGGCAGGCGTTACCGGAGGGTTAGACGGCACGGTTCTGACCGAGCAGACGCACGCACCGGTCGCGCAAGCGAAGGTGACCGCGTCTTCGGCCAGCCAGACCTCAAGCACAACGACCGACAATGGTGGTCACTTCGGTTTCGTCTCGCTGGTCCCCGACACGTACGCCGTGACGGTGGCCAAAGAAGGCGTCATCGAGACGTTCGTGCAGCGCGGCGTCACCGTGCTGGCGGACCAAGTGCAAACCCTCACGCTCGTCGTGAAGCCGTCGATCAAGACTCTAGCGACGGTCACATCGCGTGCGTCATCCGACCTCATCAAGCCCGGCACGACTGCCAACGTCTACTCGGTCAACTCGGCCGCGCAGGCGCGCACCGCGGTGCTCGGCGGCGGCGGCGGCGCCAACCAAGGCTACTCCGCCATCGCGGCGCTTCCCGGTGCATACGTTCCGCCCGGCAACAGCGGCTGGTTCCAGACCGTCAACATCCGTGGCGGCGACTACGACCAGGTCGGCTACGAGTTCGACGGCGTGCCGGTGAACCGGTCGTTCGACAACTACCCGTCGACCAATCTCTCCGCCATCGGCCAGCAAGAGCTGCAGCTCTATACGGGCGCTGCACCGGCCTCGGCTGAGGGCCAGGGCCTGGCGGGCTATATCAACCAGGTCATCAAGAGCGGCACCTATCCGGGATACGGCAACATCGATCTCGGAATCGGCGGCCCCAGCCTGTACAACAAAGCGAGCATCGAATTCGGCGGTGCGACGCCCAACCGCAACTTCTCGTACTACGTCGGTGTGGGCATCATCAACCAAAATCCGGACTTCTATGACACCCACAACGGCGTCAGCCAGAACTCGACCTACGGTCTGGTGTACGACATGGCGAGCGACGGCCACAAGTGCGGGTCCGCGAATGCGTCGAACTACGTGCTCTGCTACGCCAACGCCGCCAACTCGATTCTCGGCGTCCCCGTCGGACCGGGCGGCTATTACCTCGGTCCGGTCAACATCCTCACGCCGAAGAACATCGAAGATCGCGAAAACGTCTTCAACTTCCACTTCGGCATCCCGCACAAGGGCGACACCGGTAAAGACGACATCCAGCTGCTGTATGACACCTTCCAGTTGTACACCAATTTCTACAACTCACCTAACGACTGGGGCGGCCCAAGCTTCTTCGCGAACAACCCCGGCAGCATCGAGGGCCCGGGCCAACCCTTCTACTACTCGGGAGCGCAGTATACCGGGCCGGTCGGCGGCCTATTCACTGCTGCGAACCCTGGCGTCGCCAATCAAGTGGTGCCCTACGCCTATCCGAACGAAGGAAACGCCTTCTTGAACTCCTCGTTCTCCGGTACGAACATCCCGGGCAATAGTTACGAGGGGTACAGCAACGGCCAGGAGATCTTCAAGCTCCAATACCAGCACAACATCGGCACATCGTCGTATCTGCGCATCTACGGATACAGCCTCTACTCCTGGTGGTTCATCCAAGATCCGCAAGGGGCGTATAATCTGGACTTCGGCCTCGCCCCTGACTACGAGCTGTGGACGCACACGCGCGGCGCGTCGATCAACTACGTCAATCAGCTCTCGCCCAAGAACCTGCTCAACATCGAAGGCACGTACTCGACGGCGAGCACGGTGCGCGACAACAACACGCAGATGTTCAACACGCTGTCCGGTGCCCGCGGCGATGCGGCGCAGCTCGTCAGCGCGACGAATCCGACCAGCGGCATCTGCTACAACATAGCCAACCCCGGCGTGCCTGACTCTTGCCTCAAGGCGAGCAGAAGCGGCGCGCTGAGCGGCAACTACCTCGCGTTCGGCAACTTCACGTGCGGCGCCAACTGCATGGGAGCGATGGGCAACTTCTTCGGCGCGGGCGTCGGCATACCGGCAGTACCCGCCGCCGGGTGCCCTGGCGGCTGCGCGTGGTATGTGACCGAGACCGGTCCGTACGCCACGTTCAACACCGTGACGCCGCGCTTTTGGGGTGTCTCGGCACAAGATACGTGGAAACCGAACGATCGTCTGAACTTCAACATCGGCGTGCGGGATGACATCTATACGTTCGTCTACACGCCGACGGGCACGGGAACGCGTGCGTACTGGTTCAATGCTTGGAACGCGGTGGCGTGCGTCAACCCGCTCGTCAACGGCGGCAATCCCATCGACGAGACGACGATGGGATTCCAGGCGGGGACCCCCTGCTCGGCCCTGGGTGCAGGCTACAGCGCGGCGACGCTGACCGACTCGACCGCCAATGGCGGCCAGATCACGTACAACGAAGTCGAGCCCCGGTTCGGCGGAACGTATACGTTCAGCACGAACGACGTGCTGCGCTTCTCCGCTGGCCGCTATTCGGAGCCGGCCAACGCGGCGTTCCAGCAGTACAACAGCTTGGACCAGGACTTGCCTGAACATCTCCTCGGTTCGCTGTTCTACAAATACGGGTTCACGTCGCCTAACCACGTCGTAAGCCCGTCGATCTCGTACAACTACGACCTCTCGTGGGAGCACCAGTTCGCGAACACGCAGACGTCGTTCGTCCTGACGCCGTTCTTGCGCAAGACGAACAACCAGGTCCAGCAGATCTACATCGCTCCGACCCAGGCGTTCGTCTCCGGCTTGAACGTCGGCAACGAGACGAATCTCGGGTTCGAGTTCTTGACCAACATGGGCAACTTCAACAACAACGGCTGGGCCAGCCAGCTGGCGTGGACGTACACGCACAGCTACATCACGTACAACCCGCTGCCCAACGGCCAGTCCGTGTTGGCGCAAGATAACCTCGACATCCAACACTACAACTCGTTCACCGCGGCGTGCGTCGGTGCGGTGCCGACGTCGAGCCCCACAAGCTTGTGCGGCACGGACGGCGGCGTCAACGCGCTCGCGACCGATGGGAACGGCATCGCCAACCCGTACTTCAACGCCCCGTCGCGACCGCTGCTCAGCTCGACTGCGCAGTATGCGCCGTACGACATCGTTCCGGTGGGCGTACAGCTCTCATCGGTTGGATACGTCGTGCCGGAAGTCGTGACGCTCATCGTCCAGTACAAGAAGGACAAGTGGGCGTTCATCCCGTCCTTCCAGTTCCACGGCGGGCAGAAGTACGGCGCACCCGAGACGACGTACGGCTTCGATCCGAGCTCGTGCAGCAAGGTAGGACTCGCGACGCCGGTCACCGGCGACCCGCGCTACCCGTACGGCGGCAGCGGCAACGCGGCCGACGCGACGACCTGCGGTGGTTCGCTCGTGATTCCGAATCCGTACACCGGCAACTTCGATCAACCCGGTGCATTCACTGAACCGAACCAGTACAGCTTGCACATGGGCATCTCGTATGCCGCAACGCCTCGGGTGTCATACCAGCTCAACCTGGCGAACATCGTCAACCTCTGCAGCGGCGGGTCTAAAGAGCCCTGGACGTTGAACGACAACCACTGGTGCCTCTATGGCAACAGCAGTGGATTCTTCCCGCCAGTGGGCAACTTCTACAATCCTGGGGATACGATCCAGCCGCAGTTCAAGTATCCCTACTTCGTGAACGCGACCGGCGATAACGGAAGCAACGGTACCGTCGTTCCGTTCAACGCCACCTTCAACGTCCAGTTCAAGATGTAA
- the sucD gene encoding succinate--CoA ligase subunit alpha — MSIYLNKASKVIVQGITGREGLYHANRMRAYGTNVVGGVTPGKGGQSVEQFDVFDTVSEARAKIGADTSVIFVPPPFAADAILESADAGIALIICITEGIPVHDMLKVMSVIPPSVRVIGPNCPGVITPGEALAGIMPGHVFSHGRVGLISRSGTLTYEIVDQLTRAGIGQSTCVGIGGDPIIGTVFVDCLQAFERDDATDAVVLVGEIGGTDEEDAAALIRDKQIVKPVVAFIGGRSAPEGKRMGHAGAIVSGGGGTAKAKIAAFESVNVPVAESPADIPSLIAAAMRLPARV, encoded by the coding sequence GTGTCCATCTACTTGAACAAAGCGTCCAAGGTCATCGTGCAGGGAATCACCGGGCGCGAGGGCCTCTACCATGCGAATCGGATGCGCGCGTACGGCACCAACGTCGTCGGCGGCGTCACGCCGGGCAAGGGCGGCCAAAGCGTCGAGCAGTTCGACGTCTTCGACACGGTCAGCGAAGCGCGCGCGAAGATCGGTGCCGACACGAGCGTCATCTTCGTGCCGCCGCCGTTCGCCGCGGACGCGATCCTTGAATCAGCCGATGCCGGTATCGCGCTGATCATCTGCATCACCGAAGGTATTCCGGTGCACGACATGCTCAAGGTGATGTCGGTCATCCCGCCGTCGGTGCGCGTGATCGGTCCGAACTGCCCGGGCGTCATCACGCCCGGCGAAGCGCTCGCCGGCATCATGCCGGGCCACGTCTTCAGCCACGGGCGCGTCGGACTGATCTCGCGCAGCGGCACGCTGACGTACGAGATCGTCGACCAGCTCACGCGCGCCGGCATCGGCCAGAGCACGTGCGTCGGCATCGGGGGCGATCCGATCATCGGCACGGTGTTCGTCGACTGCCTGCAGGCGTTCGAACGCGACGACGCGACCGACGCGGTCGTGCTCGTTGGCGAGATCGGCGGTACGGATGAAGAAGATGCGGCGGCGCTGATCCGAGACAAGCAGATCGTGAAACCGGTGGTCGCGTTCATCGGCGGCCGCTCCGCGCCCGAAGGCAAGCGCATGGGCCACGCCGGCGCGATCGTCAGCGGCGGCGGAGGCACCGCGAAGGCCAAGATCGCCGCGTTCGAATCGGTGAACGTTCCGGTGGCTGAAAGCCCGGCCGATATTCCGTCCCTCATCGCGGCGGCGATGCGCCTTCCGGCGCGCGTCTAA
- a CDS encoding acyl-CoA dehydrogenase family protein, with protein MDFDLTPDQLDVQKLCREFADGEVAPHAARWDEKAEFPLECVRKMAHLGLLGLPIPEKYGGAGADTVSYALAVMEIGRADASVGITMAAHVSLGTAPFLMFGSEAQKQRYIPPLARGEQLWAFGLTEPQAGSDAGATATTARLDGSDWVINGTKAFITNAGTPISGGVTITAVTGVGANGKAEISNIVVPQDTPGYQRAQPYKKMGWRASDTRELSFANARVPEENLLGVRGRGFHQFLDVLDGGRISVGALSVGLAQACYDASARYAKERMQFGSPISKFQAVQFQLVDMAVEIELARTAVLKAAWLKDRGRDFAMAAAMAKLNSGEVSRRCANAAVQIHGGYGFMEEYPVARYWRDCKINEIGEGTNEVQRMVIGRLLGF; from the coding sequence ATGGATTTCGATCTTACGCCCGATCAGTTGGACGTCCAAAAGCTGTGCCGCGAATTCGCGGACGGCGAAGTCGCGCCGCATGCTGCGCGCTGGGATGAAAAGGCGGAATTCCCGCTTGAATGCGTGCGCAAGATGGCGCACTTGGGGCTGCTCGGGCTGCCGATCCCTGAGAAATACGGGGGAGCCGGCGCCGACACGGTCTCGTACGCGCTGGCGGTGATGGAGATCGGCCGTGCGGACGCCTCGGTCGGCATCACGATGGCCGCCCACGTCTCGCTCGGCACCGCGCCGTTCCTGATGTTCGGCAGCGAGGCGCAAAAGCAGCGCTATATCCCGCCGCTGGCGCGCGGCGAGCAGTTGTGGGCCTTCGGCCTCACCGAGCCGCAAGCCGGCTCGGATGCGGGCGCGACGGCGACGACCGCGCGCCTGGATGGCAGCGATTGGGTCATCAACGGCACGAAAGCATTCATCACCAACGCGGGGACGCCCATCAGCGGGGGCGTCACGATCACCGCGGTCACCGGGGTTGGGGCGAACGGCAAGGCAGAGATCAGCAACATCGTCGTGCCGCAGGACACGCCGGGGTACCAGCGTGCGCAGCCCTATAAGAAGATGGGCTGGCGGGCATCGGATACGCGCGAGCTATCGTTTGCGAACGCCCGCGTGCCGGAGGAAAACCTGCTGGGCGTGCGCGGGCGGGGTTTTCACCAGTTCCTCGACGTGCTCGACGGCGGGCGCATCAGCGTCGGTGCGCTCTCTGTCGGACTGGCGCAAGCCTGCTACGACGCGAGCGCAAGGTACGCGAAAGAACGCATGCAGTTCGGCTCGCCGATCTCCAAATTCCAGGCGGTGCAGTTCCAGCTCGTCGACATGGCGGTCGAGATCGAACTCGCGCGCACGGCGGTGCTCAAAGCGGCGTGGCTCAAGGACCGTGGACGCGACTTCGCCATGGCGGCCGCTATGGCCAAGCTGAACTCGGGCGAAGTATCGCGCCGCTGCGCCAATGCCGCCGTCCAGATCCACGGCGGGTACGGCTTCATGGAAGAGTATCCGGTCGCGCGCTACTGGCGCGACTGCAAGATCAACGAGATCGGCGAAGGGACCAACGAGGTCCAACGCATGGTGATCGGCCGGCTGCTAGGATTCTAG
- a CDS encoding acyl-CoA dehydrogenase family protein, translating to MNFELTDDQRAVRDMVAAFTAREITPHAGRWDKDGAFPTELFAKLGDLGIMGMSVSERYGGAALDAVSVALAIEELSKGDAGVGVTVSVHAGLITRIIEQFASEDLRALYLPKMCAGEWLGAFSLTEAEAGSDAGALRTRAQRHGDSYLLNGTKQWVTNGSRAKVYVVFARTGGPGPRGISAFLVDRDTPGLTLGRKTDKLGIRSSDTVDLVLRDARVPASRLLGDEGGGYKIALANLSVGRLGIAAQAVGILSACLDTSVRYALDRFQFDRPIGAFQAVSFKVADMAMDLDAARLLLYRAAWQKDQGASSIDASSKAKLFASSAARKHAAECVQILGGYGYTTEFPAERYYRDSKITEIYEGTSEVQRIVIARELLGRLDERTSTGRPKRNGGRAADGAREPGADKPTGG from the coding sequence ATGAACTTCGAATTGACCGACGACCAAAGAGCCGTGCGCGACATGGTCGCGGCGTTCACAGCGCGCGAGATCACGCCGCACGCAGGCCGCTGGGATAAAGATGGCGCCTTCCCGACCGAGTTGTTCGCCAAGCTCGGCGACCTCGGCATCATGGGCATGTCGGTCTCAGAGCGTTACGGCGGTGCGGCACTCGATGCGGTCAGCGTCGCCCTTGCGATCGAGGAGCTGAGCAAGGGCGATGCCGGCGTCGGGGTCACCGTCTCCGTGCACGCCGGTCTCATCACGCGTATCATCGAGCAGTTCGCGTCGGAGGACCTGCGCGCGCTGTACCTGCCCAAGATGTGCGCCGGCGAATGGCTGGGCGCATTTTCGCTGACCGAGGCGGAGGCCGGATCGGATGCCGGTGCGCTGCGCACGCGCGCGCAACGCCACGGCGACAGCTACCTCCTCAACGGCACCAAGCAGTGGGTCACCAACGGCAGCCGCGCCAAAGTCTACGTCGTCTTCGCGCGCACCGGCGGACCCGGGCCGCGCGGCATCTCCGCGTTCCTCGTCGATCGAGACACCCCAGGGCTCACGCTTGGCCGCAAGACCGACAAGCTCGGCATCCGATCGTCGGACACCGTCGATCTGGTGCTGCGAGATGCGCGCGTGCCCGCCTCGCGGCTGCTGGGCGACGAAGGAGGCGGGTACAAGATCGCGTTGGCCAACCTCAGCGTGGGCCGGCTCGGGATCGCCGCGCAAGCCGTCGGCATACTGTCGGCATGCCTGGATACGTCGGTGCGGTACGCGCTCGATCGCTTCCAGTTCGACCGTCCGATCGGCGCCTTCCAGGCGGTCTCGTTCAAGGTCGCGGACATGGCGATGGATCTTGACGCTGCGCGCCTGCTGCTGTATCGCGCGGCATGGCAGAAGGATCAAGGTGCGAGCAGCATCGACGCCTCGTCGAAAGCCAAGCTCTTCGCCTCGAGCGCGGCGCGCAAGCATGCGGCCGAATGCGTGCAGATCCTCGGCGGCTACGGTTATACGACCGAATTCCCGGCTGAGCGCTACTACCGCGATTCCAAGATCACCGAGATCTACGAAGGCACGTCGGAAGTGCAGCGCATCGTGATCGCCCGCGAACTGCTCGGGCGGCTCGACGAACGCACCTCGACGGGCCGGCCCAAACGCAACGGTGGACGCGCTGCCGATGGAGCGCGCGAGCCCGGCGCCGACAAGCCCACCGGCGGATGA
- a CDS encoding methyltransferase domain-containing protein encodes MTQARTPANFEDPAAYERFMGRWSAKLAPLFLDFAQVHDGDRILDIGSGTGNLALAVAARAPRAKLIGIDPSATYVAFARRREVPPQFQFEVGDLSSLRFADDSFDRALCQLVLNFIPDCRGALATLNRVVRPGGTIAAALWNLGNGMDMLDVFWRAVGPQREDVRFGERSAAFTKEEIVALLNEAGLADVVTADLAIQMDFASFEDYWSPFLLGQGPAGAYAASLADDECSALAARLRDQLGIKRADGTFSLAARSFAVRGTVVPR; translated from the coding sequence GTGACGCAGGCACGCACGCCAGCCAACTTCGAGGATCCGGCCGCCTACGAGCGTTTCATGGGGCGCTGGTCGGCGAAGCTCGCGCCGCTGTTCCTCGATTTCGCGCAGGTGCACGACGGCGACCGCATTCTCGACATCGGATCGGGCACCGGCAATCTCGCGCTTGCCGTCGCCGCGCGCGCACCGCGCGCGAAACTCATCGGCATCGACCCGTCTGCGACATACGTGGCGTTCGCACGGCGCCGCGAGGTGCCGCCGCAGTTCCAGTTCGAAGTCGGCGATCTCTCGTCGCTGCGCTTTGCAGATGATTCCTTCGACCGCGCGCTGTGCCAATTGGTCCTCAATTTCATCCCGGATTGCCGCGGCGCGCTTGCCACGTTGAACCGCGTCGTCCGGCCCGGCGGCACGATCGCGGCGGCGCTGTGGAACCTGGGCAACGGCATGGACATGCTCGACGTCTTCTGGCGAGCGGTCGGACCCCAACGCGAGGACGTCAGATTCGGCGAACGCTCGGCTGCGTTCACGAAAGAAGAGATCGTCGCGTTGTTGAACGAGGCGGGGCTCGCAGACGTCGTCACCGCCGATCTCGCGATCCAGATGGACTTTGCGTCGTTCGAAGACTATTGGTCGCCGTTCTTGCTCGGCCAAGGCCCGGCCGGCGCGTACGCCGCGTCGCTGGCGGATGACGAATGCAGCGCGCTTGCCGCACGTCTGCGCGACCAACTCGGCATCAAACGGGCCGACGGCACATTCTCGCTCGCGGCGCGATCGTTTGCCGTACGCGGCACCGTAGTCCCGCGATAG